The Methanocella arvoryzae MRE50 DNA window CGGCTGTCGGGGATCGTCTTGAGAAAGCCTGCGAATGCAGGCGTTCAACAGGCGAAAATCAAGGCAAAGGAACTGTGCAAAATGTTTTAGGAATGACTCGCGGATGAAAAGGGTATTTTCAAGTAGGGGTATGAAAAATTGAAAGTTGGCCCTGAGCAGGTCGAAAATACCGCCAGGCTCGCCAAGGTGCCAAGCCCGCCAAGAGATAACTTTTTCATGGAACGCCAGTGTGCCAGGATCATCAAGCCTTACTAAGCTATTCATATTAATTCTGATCGAAAAAGCCCTTGGCGAGCTTGGCTTCCTGGCGTGCCTGGCGGCCCTATAACCATAGCCGATATAACACATTTTTCATAGTAGTCCGATCGGTGAGCGGCAGTACGCTCAAGTCTGAACAATGAAAAATTTTTCATGCGACTATACTCTGCATCTATCTTTTCGCTACCGGCTGCCTGATCACGGTCTTCATCTTCTCCGGCGCCGCCCGGCGGGGGTCGCTCAGGTATATCTCATGGTGCTTGCCAGTCTTCTCGTAGCCGCTCTCGTCGATGAAAGCATGGAGCTTCGCTACGGTCGGCCCTTCCTCTGAGTAAGGCCCGATGTGCATGATCTGGGCGCACATTCCTTCGGCATACTTTTCCAGCCGGACCTTATCGATGGCAGCCGGGGCCTTCTTTTTCCTGACTTCCGCCACGGCCTCGGCGAACAGGGCTTCGGTCACGAACTCGGGCTGCATCATCATCGACGTCCACTTCCATGCATCCTTGTTCTCGTAGAAGTGCTCCATGTCGTCCGCCCACCACAGGCCTTCCAGCGGCATGACTGCATAGTCTATGCCCTGTCGCTTCTTGATCATGAATTTCAAGGTGTAGGCGAGCGGGAACAGCGTCTCCATGGCATCTACGTACTCCTACGAGGTGCCAGGGTAGCCCTGCCCGTCGATCATCAAATACTGGAGTTCCGGGACTTCGACTATCACCGGCTTCGCCGGCGGATTGTACAAATCCTTGCGCTCTTTCTTATAGTCAAGCTTCGGCATATGATCCCGTATCACTAAGGGAGAGACAAGAAGAAAAAGCTGCCGTCACCGGCCCGGGCGACAGCTGTAATCTGGCGCTCACCGGATAGTCAGTCGGCTGCTGCAGGGTTGAACGCTATGGTCTTCCCGTTTCCACTGACTATCATGTTGAGCGTCTTGAGCAGGGTGCCGTCAGGGAGGCTGACCACTTTGACCTCACTGTGCTCGTGTGTCACATACATGAGCTTGCCATCCGGGGTAATCTCGATCATCATGGGCTTTTCCCCTACGGGGATATAGCCGGCGAGCCCGTATGTCTGCGTGTCCAGCGCGACGATCCGGTTTCCGTCGTAGTGCGCCAGGTACAGGCGGCTGCCGTCGGGGCTGTAAGCCACGCCCTGGTAGGACGTGCCGTTCAGGGAGATAGTCTCCTTCACTGACAGGCTCTGCAGGTCGACGATTGGGACGAAGCTCCCATCCCGTATGCCTACTGCTGCCTGCTTACCGTCCGGGCTGACATCGAGGCCTGCCGCCTGCCCTGCCAAGGCTACCTGCTCACCTTTCCACGTGGTGCTGCCCTGAGGCAGATCTCTGGACAGCAGGTTTATCGTCATCTCGAGTCTGCCTGTCTGCGTGTTGGTCACCTGAAGTGCGCATCTCGCCCAGTCAGTCGTGAAGACGTATTTTCCGTCTTTGCTGGTTCCTATGTCCATGGCGGTGACGCCTTCCACAAAAGCCGACTCGTTGCCCTTACCCCTTGCCAGATCTATGATCGAGAGGCCGCCATCGCAGACGACAAACAGGCGCTTATCGTCAGGGCTGACGGCGAGGTGCCCGGTCGTCGGCGCTCTGGTGGGGATGCTTCCGGTGATCTTATTTGTTCTGGCATCGATTATGGACACGTTACGGCCATTGCTGACGTAAACCCGGCCGCCGTCGCGGCTTACGGCGGCACCGAGCGGTCTTGCAGGCATTTCGATTTTCGCGACGGTGGCACCAGAAGTCTGGTTCAGCACAGAGACGATGCCAGCATCAGCCTGGCATATGTAAGCTCTGGGCTCAGTGAACTTTCCCTGTACCGGCAGGCCTGACAGGCAGCCGGAGAAGGCTGAAAAGGCCAGTACAATAGTACATAACATTGCAATTAGTGCGGTTCGCGAAAGTCTGGACAAGGGCACACCTGCTATATCGATAAAAATATCACGGCCCTGAATATTTAATTTTACTTGCGTATACTATTGATTATATACAGTAATATCCGTGATACTAGTATCCGTGAAACGCAGAGCCGTAAAAAGAAAATGGAGTGTTATTACGCGGTTATTTACTGTAATATCCCGTCCTTCATGAGCAGCTTTTTCGACCCGTCCCTGTACTCGACTTCGACTGTCTCTGAAGGTGCGGTCACGAAGTCCCAGTGCATGTTGCTCATGATGGCGCCGCCGTACCCCTCGCTCATGCCGAAGGCCACGTGGACCGAGCCGCCGATCTTCTCGTCGGTCAGGATGTAGCCTATTGACCTGTCTATTACCGGGTTCAGGCCTATGCCGAGCTCGGCGACTTTGAGGGCGTTAGGTGCTCCGTACTTCTGCATGTCTACTTCCACGAACTTGGAGAGCGTGTCCCGGAGGACCTCCTGCCCCTCCTCCGCCGTGCATTTTTCGGGCACCAGCATGCCATCCTTGAAGTACAGCCGGGCGCCTCTGATGAGCACGCTTCTGGTGAGATCGTCGATGGTGACCGGGCAGTAGATGGTACCCTCGCCATGCGTTTCCACCGGGGCGACGAAGACCTCGCCGGCGGGCAGGTTTCCTCCGACATCGCCGCTCGCCTCTTTCTCCGGGGACCAGGTGGCATCGTCGGGGTTGAGCCTGCGGCCCTCGATGTCCAGCCAGAAGTCAGTGCCGTGCTTATCGGTAACATGCACCCGCCTGGCGCCGTCAAGGATGCTCATGACGTGCTCGCAGTCCGCTCTCAGCTTCTTATAGTCGATGTTGCAGCCGCCGATGACCAGCCGCTCCAGCACGTCCAGGGGCACGTCGTACATTTTTGCCATGCCTTCCGTCGCCCAGCCCATGTAGATCCACGGTTTGCCGGGCTTGCTGTAGATGATCTGCAGAATCGGGTACATGCCCTCTGATCTGGCCTGCAGCTTTTCCCGGAAACTGGTTTTGATGGACGGGTCGCTATATGGCTCTATTACGATGTACTTGTCCATCGCCTCGAGCGCGCCTTTCAGTATTTTTGGCGTGCGCTTGAACTGGTCCACGCTACAAGTCTCTAATAGCCGCTTCTGGTAGTCGTTGGATACCGCCGAGATGAATGGCTGCCCGCCCTTCTTCGCTACCTGGATCCCGATCTCTTCCAGAAATTCCTGCTGGTGGGCGCCGCCTGTGATGTATACGGCTTCGCCGTCAGAAACGTGAATCGCATCTATGATGTGAGCTGCCAGCTCAGGAAACATTTCTCTGCTGACCATGATTATAAGAGATGTATTAAAAGTGATAAAATGATCGCCAGACTTCACCGTTCGCTGAAGCCTGACTGTTCCCCGGCCTGAAACTCGGCCCTATTTCCGCAGGTCTCTAAACATGCGGTAGGCGACGTATACGAAGATCAGCCCGAGCATTCCGGACATGATCCACTCGTTCGTGGAAGCCCCCGGCGTGAGCATGAGCGAGGTGATGTAGTACAGAACCGAGATCTCAATGAGTGCCTCGATGGCCAGTATAGCGTAGAATATCCTGTTCTTCGGCGCTCTCTCCTCCTCGAGAGACTCCAGACGGATGTTGCCAGGCTCGACTCCGAGGAACCGCATGTAGTTGCGCAGCTCCTGCCTGTCCAGGTCGTCTTCGAGGGAGGTTAGCTTCATGCCACGCCTGCGCTCGTTGATCTCTCTCACCTTTCTGTTGACCAGGTCAAGCTTTCGGGCATGGGAGTCCGTCCCCGTTTTTCGGTTCATGAAGTGTACCTGTTTATGATAGAATAAATACGTTCTCGTATACACAGAATAAAATTCGACAATAATTGATGTTGTGATAAATATAATCTATTCGCCCATGTCTCAGAAATAGTCAGTCAGCTTCCGCTGCTGCCTCATATACTTGTACAAATTGCTGGCTCCTGTCCAGGCCTTGATCGGGGAGTAAAGCAGGCCCGCTATGGCAGTGGTCGCCTTCTCCAGCGTGTCGAACTTCTGGGGTACTGTGATCAGCGCCTCTTTTGTCAGTTCTCTGAATCGCCACACGCCTAAGGGTATCCAGTCGTTCTTGACCTCCATAAACACGATAGCGCCGGCCTGCCTGCCGATCCTGTCCAGGTGCTCCAGCACCGGTGCCCGGGCCGCGTAGTAGGCGCCGGCGATGTTGGACGCATAGCTCTTCCGCCCGTCGTACAGCTCAAAGTCGGCGTCACACCGGTAATTCGGAGCGCTGAGGTGCCACAGTTCCAGCCCTTCGAACATCCACGGCGTGGGGGTAAGCAGGACTACGACGTTGTTCGCCAGCGCCTCGGCTCTGAACACCATGTACTCGTCAATGGTCGGGTAGTATCGGACACGATCGACGAGCGCTTTGCCAATAATATCGTCCACCGCTGTGATGCTCCATCCTGTGGGGACCAGCCTTCTGTCTGACTTCACCCCAAGCAACCCTACAGAGAACAGCCTGGTGATCTGACGCTGGGATATTCCCGCTTCATGAAGTTCCGCTATCCCCGGGGCAGCCCTGTAGTCCGTATCTGAGACTACCTTATCCACCTTGCGGGGCACGGATGGATTGTCTATCACTGTGAACTGTTTCAGGTCAGCCGAAGGCCCGCTGGGAGCCTCCCTCATCGAGAACGATACACGGGTATCGGGTTTTTTCTCGAACGAGGCCTCCGTGTCGACGGGCTTGTCCGAGAGCACGATCTCCTGGATCTTCTCCAGCATGCCCCGCGGGTCGGCCGCACTATGGATATTCATGAGCGACTTACTCCTGATCAGCTGAAACCGGTTGCTCAGGATCTGGTCGAACGAGTCTCCCAGCCACTCTTCCGAGTCCATGTGCATGGTATCGCCAGACACCGGGGGGATCAGCGGGCCAGCCAGCACCTTGGGATACCCATAGCTGCCGATGAACACGCCCGGCGGGGCAGACCCCGCTATGTCGCTCTTCTCCAGCGACTTCAGGTCCATGAAAGTCCTCGCCTTGATCAGGATCGGGCAGACCTTCTTGCCGCAGAGGCCCATAAAACCCCTGCACCTGGCGCACAGCGACTCTCTGCCGGCCTCCCTGTACTCAGCCTTAAACGTGACCTGCTTCTGCACAGGAAAACCTAAGCGGGGCTATTCAATAAGAGTTGCGCGTGCGGGGCGAAAATAATGTAAAAAAGAGGCAGCCTCCCGAGACAGGCTGCCGGGTTACTCAGGCCTACTTACTTCGTGTAGTAGGTCAGGTTGATGTTGTTGTACAGCTGGTACTGGCTGATCTTGCCGTCGAAGTAGTCCATTACCGGCGCCGCTCTGGCGTCGATGGTGTAGTAGTCGTTGAACCCTTCTGCCGGCGGTATCAGGGAGATGTAGAACTTGTCGTAGTCACCGTAGCTGCCAGCGCAGGCCCTGAGGGCCGCTTCGATTTCATTGTAGATGTCCTCGGCTGTGGCGTTCCGTTTGAGGGCCATGACGACGCTGACGACCCTCTCGTCCGCAATGGTGCCTTCCTGTAGACTGATCGGGCGCAGGTAGCCGCTCTGGTTCAGCGTCTCGACGAAGAACTGAGTCCTGCTCGCAGGCTCAGTGAAACTGCCTTTGCGGCCCTCACCATTGTAGATGTTCTTACTGATTTTCAGGCTGCTGTTATTCGGGTGCAGACTCTCGGTCTCGGGGGTGACCAGCAGGGCTTTTTGTGCCAGTTCAGTCTTCGTTATGTCTCCAAGGAGGTACTGGTCGACCATAGTACGCTCTAAAGCGTAAATGTCGACTTTAAAAGTCTGCTCGTTGATCAGCTGCGAGGTATCTACGACGCCCACCATCAGCGGATCTTTGGTGTCGAAAACCTCGTGCACAGAGGTAAAGCCGGCGGCCAGCAGGTCGGATATGTCGTTCTGGCCGTACTGTTTGTATACATAAACCAACGCGGTCTCTTCGCCCATGATCATCTGGGTGGCCCCGCCGCCGAACTTGTGGCCGGTGCCCAGGACCTTGTCTTTCAACAGGGAGAACTTTTCCAGCACGTCTGTCGTAGTGGGAGTCTTTTCTGGCGGGGGTGTGGCGGTAGGCAGCGCCGACGTGGTTACCCCCGTGGTGTTGCCTGAACTCTGCTGTGAGGGCGCCAGCATATTCAGCGCTGCGAACACTGAGGCGCCAATTAGTATCAAGCCGATTCCAATGGCAAGTAACGCGTTTCTTTTCATAGTGTAACCTCTTCAACCATTGTATGATATAAAAACCAAATATATAAATGTGCGGGCTTTTGGTGTGCAAAAAGGCGGAAATCTGCCGCAAGCACCACATAATCGGGCACAGGCAGGCAAACGGTGACCCTGTCAGCTCTGCCGATATCGCGGCCGGCCGATGGAAATGTATTTTAACGACCATGTTAATATGACAGAAGAACACGCTCCGGCAACTAAGCCGGAAAGAGGGTATTATGTGTCTTGCTGTTGTGGCTCAGCTGAAAGAGATTAAGGAAAACGTCGCCGTTGCCGATTTCGGCGGCCTGACCCAGGAGATCCGCCTCGACCTCATCGAGGAGCCGAAGGTCGACGACTGGGTTCTGGTACACACCGGATTCGCCATCCAGCGGATCGACGAGAAAGAAGCGCTGGAAATGATCAAGATCATGAACGAGATCGCCGAGATCAACGAGGCGGCCTGAACTTATTATGCACGAGCTAAGTATCGCCACCGACCTGATCAACACTGCGTTAGAGACCGCGAAGCAGAACAACGCCCGCGAAGTCATCAGCATCACGGTGGAGATCGGCGAGCTGGCGCTGATTAACCCGGAGCAGCTTCAGTTCATGTACCAGGTGCTGACTGAGGAAAACCTGCTCAAGGGCTCGGAGCTGATCATCATCAACGTGCCGGCGGTGGCCGAATGCCAGTGCGGCTACAAAGGCCCCGTGCCGGACAAGACCACGTGTGCCTGCCCGAACTGCGGCCTCACCATGAGGGCCGTCGAAGGCCGGGACATCTGTTTAAAGACCATGGAGATCGAGGTATGACCTCAGCAGAGAAAGTAAGCCTCATTCATGGGGCTGGCGGCGAAATGATGCAGTCCCTCATCGGCAGCGTCTTCGCCGGCATCAGGAACAACAACGCCGGAGGCATCGGCCTGGAAGCGCTGGACGACGGCGCCGCCATACCGTTCGGCGACAAGTACATCGTTTTAACCACTGACAACCACGTCATCAAGCCCGTCTTCTTCCCGGGCGGCGACATCGGCCGCCTCTCTATCTCGGGCACCGTCAACGACCTCGCTATGATGGGCGCTAAGCCCATAGCGCTGACGAACGGAGTAGTCATACCGGAAGGCTTCCCCATCGACGACCTGAAGACGATCGTCCGATCGGTCGACGAAGCGCTCGCAGAGGTAGGCGCCGCCATCGTCACCGGAGACACAAAAGTGCTCCCCAAAGAGGCGCTCGACAGCATCATCATCAACACTTCGGGCATCGGCATCACCGACCGCCCCATCCGGGACTCCGGCCTCAACCCCGGCAACAAGATCATCGTAACTGGCACCATCGGAGATCACGGCATCTCCCTGATCGCCCACCGCGAAGGCTTCAAGTTCGGCTCTGAGCTGAAGTCGGACTGCGCCCCCATATGGAAGACTATAGAGGCAGCCCTGAAAGTCGGCGGCATCACCGCCATGAAAGACCCGACCAGGGGAGGCGTCGCCAACGTCTTAAATGAAATGGCGAAGAAGAGCCACGTCTCCATCCACGTGCAGGAAGACCTGCTGCCAGTAAGAAGGGATGTAAGGGCAGCCGCAGACATGCTCGGCATCGACCCGCTGGAAGTCGCCAACGAAGGCAAAGCCGTGATCGGCGTCGAAGCCGGCATGGCCGACGTAGTGCTCGCCGCCATCCGGAAGACGAAGTACGGCAAAGACGCGGTGATCATAGGCGAGGCCAGAGAAGGCAGCGGCGTGATCATGCACACCAAGATCGGCGGCCAGCGCTTCATCGAGCCGCCCCTCGGCGACCCAGTACCACGGGTCTGCTGAGGCTCTAATTTTTTCTTCTTTATTGACCACAGAGGCACAGAGTGCCACAGAGACTCACAGAGAGACGGCTCACCACAGAGACACAGAGACGCACAGAGACTTTTTTAATAAGTGATTGCTATCAGATGATCTATATAAATATCTCTGTGGTTCTCTGTGCCTCTATGGTAAACCGTTCTCTGTGAGTCTCTGCGGTAACCAGTACTCTGTGAGCCTCTGTGGTTAATAAAAGACCGTATTACTATCACACTCTGAGCGGTAATCTCGGTTGTTATTCAATCAGCTCTATCAGCGGTTCTGCATTTGCAGTTATTTTCACCTCTGTGGTCGTTTAGAAAAACCTTATTATACCATTATACCAATCTCCTGTCACTCAAATTTCCCGGGGCTAAAAATGATAGACGTCATCATTCTCGCGATCTGGCTGATGATTCCGGCCGGGCTTGCCAACCCGTTTGCCGCGCTGTTCGGCGGCGGCACTCCGATCGACTTCGGGAAGAACTTCAAGGATAACAGGCGGATCCTGGGAGATGGCAAGACTTACCGGGGCCTCATCTTCGGATCGCTCTGCGGCACGCTCATCGGACTCTTACAAATATTGCTGGCCCCGCACATTGCCCCGTACCTGGCCGGCTTTATCGACCCCTCGCTGCTCGTGGGGTACTCTTATATCGCGCTGATCACGATGCCGTTCGGCGCCCTGCTGGGAGACATCGTCAAAAGCTTCTTCAAACGCCGCCTCGGCTTCGAGCGCGGCGCCATGCTCCCCATCGCAGACCAGCTCGACTTCGTGGCCGGAGCCTGGGTTTTGACATTCCTCCTGGACCCTGAGTGGCTGCTGGCCAATTTCACCATCTGGGTCGCGATTGCGGTCATCCTCATCATCCCTGTATTCCACGTAGCTTTCAACATCGCAGGGTATAAACTCGGGAAGAAAGACGTGCCCTGGTGAGAGGGACATACAGAAAAATTTTTACTCGGAGTGCACAGAGACGCACAGAGATTTTTCAATAGATAATTTGGTAGCGACCATTTATAAAGTAAGCCTCTGTGCGTCTCTGTGTCTCTGTGGTGACTATCTCTGTGAATCTCTGTGCGTCTCTGTGCCTCTGTGGTCAATAGTCGCCGTGTCTGCCGCCGTTGTCCATTCCTCAGTTCTAAAGCTGTCAAAAGTTTGATATACAGGGATACTGCTTTCTACTCTCGCTCAAAATAATCGAGGTTATTTTTATGGACACAGAGCTCGTGGAAATGCTGAAGCAGACTGGAGCGGTGAAGTTCGGGGACTTCACGCTGTCGTCGGGCAGGAAGAGCACCTATTACGTGGATAAGTACATCTTTGAGACTAACCCTGTGTGCCTGTCGGTGATCGGGGATCGTATCGCGAAGCTTATACCCGCAGGTACCCGGCGGCTGGCGGGCATCGAGATCGGTTCCATTCCCCTGGCTGCCGTGGCCAGCGTTAAAAGCGGGATGCCGTTCGTCGTGGTCAGGAAGGCTACCAAGGGCTACGGGACTAACAAGCTGATCGAGGGCGTCTGGCAGAAGGGCGAGAAGGTCTTCGTGGTCGAAGACGTGGTGACTACTGCAAGGGGAGCGCTCGGCGCGATTCACACGCTCCGGGAAGCCGGGCTGGCGGTCGACGAGATGGTCTGCGTCGTGGATCGGGAAGAGGGCGGCCGGGAGAGCCTGGAGCAAGAGGGCGTCAAAGTCCGATCACTTGTCAAGTCCAGCGAACTGCTCGGTTACAAGCCTTGAATTGACAGTTTTGATGACCCGGGTCACGAACGGTATGATATCCGGCGTGACCTGCATGATTTTTTGCTCTTTTGATAAATAGACCTTTTACTTTCACAGGCAGATGATCTGTCGAGGTGTGATGTGAGTATGACTCTGACTTTACCGTTCCTGCCCTGTCTGGCAGTGTTTAATCCACTGTCCAGCATAGTATCGACGCTGGCCTTCGGCAGCTTTGGCTTCTACACTGGC harbors:
- a CDS encoding GyrI-like domain-containing protein, yielding METLFPLAYTLKFMIKKRQGIDYAVMPLEGLWWADDMEHFYENKDAWKWTSMMMQPEFVTEALFAEAVAEVRKKKAPAAIDKVRLEKYAEGMCAQIMHIGPYSEEGPTVAKLHAFIDESGYEKTGKHHEIYLSDPRRAAPEKMKTVIRQPVAKR
- a CDS encoding cytochrome D1 domain-containing protein, with the translated sequence MLCTIVLAFSAFSGCLSGLPVQGKFTEPRAYICQADAGIVSVLNQTSGATVAKIEMPARPLGAAVSRDGGRVYVSNGRNVSIIDARTNKITGSIPTRAPTTGHLAVSPDDKRLFVVCDGGLSIIDLARGKGNESAFVEGVTAMDIGTSKDGKYVFTTDWARCALQVTNTQTGRLEMTINLLSRDLPQGSTTWKGEQVALAGQAAGLDVSPDGKQAAVGIRDGSFVPIVDLQSLSVKETISLNGTSYQGVAYSPDGSRLYLAHYDGNRIVALDTQTYGLAGYIPVGEKPMMIEITPDGKLMYVTHEHSEVKVVSLPDGTLLKTLNMIVSGNGKTIAFNPAAAD
- a CDS encoding aminopeptidase, translated to MVSREMFPELAAHIIDAIHVSDGEAVYITGGAHQQEFLEEIGIQVAKKGGQPFISAVSNDYQKRLLETCSVDQFKRTPKILKGALEAMDKYIVIEPYSDPSIKTSFREKLQARSEGMYPILQIIYSKPGKPWIYMGWATEGMAKMYDVPLDVLERLVIGGCNIDYKKLRADCEHVMSILDGARRVHVTDKHGTDFWLDIEGRRLNPDDATWSPEKEASGDVGGNLPAGEVFVAPVETHGEGTIYCPVTIDDLTRSVLIRGARLYFKDGMLVPEKCTAEEGQEVLRDTLSKFVEVDMQKYGAPNALKVAELGIGLNPVIDRSIGYILTDEKIGGSVHVAFGMSEGYGGAIMSNMHWDFVTAPSETVEVEYRDGSKKLLMKDGILQ
- a CDS encoding Nre family DNA repair protein, which translates into the protein MQKQVTFKAEYREAGRESLCARCRGFMGLCGKKVCPILIKARTFMDLKSLEKSDIAGSAPPGVFIGSYGYPKVLAGPLIPPVSGDTMHMDSEEWLGDSFDQILSNRFQLIRSKSLMNIHSAADPRGMLEKIQEIVLSDKPVDTEASFEKKPDTRVSFSMREAPSGPSADLKQFTVIDNPSVPRKVDKVVSDTDYRAAPGIAELHEAGISQRQITRLFSVGLLGVKSDRRLVPTGWSITAVDDIIGKALVDRVRYYPTIDEYMVFRAEALANNVVVLLTPTPWMFEGLELWHLSAPNYRCDADFELYDGRKSYASNIAGAYYAARAPVLEHLDRIGRQAGAIVFMEVKNDWIPLGVWRFRELTKEALITVPQKFDTLEKATTAIAGLLYSPIKAWTGASNLYKYMRQQRKLTDYF
- a CDS encoding HypC/HybG/HupF family hydrogenase formation chaperone, whose translation is MCLAVVAQLKEIKENVAVADFGGLTQEIRLDLIEEPKVDDWVLVHTGFAIQRIDEKEALEMIKIMNEIAEINEAA
- the hypA gene encoding hydrogenase maturation nickel metallochaperone HypA, with amino-acid sequence MHELSIATDLINTALETAKQNNAREVISITVEIGELALINPEQLQFMYQVLTEENLLKGSELIIINVPAVAECQCGYKGPVPDKTTCACPNCGLTMRAVEGRDICLKTMEIEV
- the hypE gene encoding hydrogenase expression/formation protein HypE, encoding MTSAEKVSLIHGAGGEMMQSLIGSVFAGIRNNNAGGIGLEALDDGAAIPFGDKYIVLTTDNHVIKPVFFPGGDIGRLSISGTVNDLAMMGAKPIALTNGVVIPEGFPIDDLKTIVRSVDEALAEVGAAIVTGDTKVLPKEALDSIIINTSGIGITDRPIRDSGLNPGNKIIVTGTIGDHGISLIAHREGFKFGSELKSDCAPIWKTIEAALKVGGITAMKDPTRGGVANVLNEMAKKSHVSIHVQEDLLPVRRDVRAAADMLGIDPLEVANEGKAVIGVEAGMADVVLAAIRKTKYGKDAVIIGEAREGSGVIMHTKIGGQRFIEPPLGDPVPRVC
- a CDS encoding CDP-2,3-bis-(O-geranylgeranyl)-sn-glycerol synthase yields the protein MIDVIILAIWLMIPAGLANPFAALFGGGTPIDFGKNFKDNRRILGDGKTYRGLIFGSLCGTLIGLLQILLAPHIAPYLAGFIDPSLLVGYSYIALITMPFGALLGDIVKSFFKRRLGFERGAMLPIADQLDFVAGAWVLTFLLDPEWLLANFTIWVAIAVILIIPVFHVAFNIAGYKLGKKDVPW
- the pyrE gene encoding orotate phosphoribosyltransferase; translation: MDTELVEMLKQTGAVKFGDFTLSSGRKSTYYVDKYIFETNPVCLSVIGDRIAKLIPAGTRRLAGIEIGSIPLAAVASVKSGMPFVVVRKATKGYGTNKLIEGVWQKGEKVFVVEDVVTTARGALGAIHTLREAGLAVDEMVCVVDREEGGRESLEQEGVKVRSLVKSSELLGYKP